A stretch of the Thalassotalea euphylliae genome encodes the following:
- the fabF gene encoding beta-ketoacyl-ACP synthase II: MRRVVVTGLGMLSPLGNSPEQTFNALLAGQSGISMIEHFDTTDYPTKFAGLVKDFNVEDYMPKKEAKKMDLFIQYGVAAGIQAIKDSGIDVTEQNAARIGVAVGSGIGGLGLIEENHEKLLNSSPRRLSPFFVPATIINMISGHLSIQYGLKGPNISIVTACTSGVHNIGHAARMIAYGDADAMLAGGAEKASTPLGMGGFGAARALSTRNDDPEKASRPWDQDRDGFVLGDGAGVIMLEEYEHAKARGAKVYAELVGFGMSGDAHHMTSPPADGEGAAAAMQNAINDADIDITKIGYINAHGTSTPAGDIAETNAVKTVFGDHAKALMVGSTKSMTGHLLGAAGAVEAIFTIQAIANGKVPPTINLENPSEGCDLDYIADGARDVDLEYALCNSFGFGGTNGSLLFKKV; the protein is encoded by the coding sequence ATGCGACGTGTTGTAGTTACCGGTCTTGGTATGTTGAGCCCGCTGGGCAATTCACCTGAACAAACATTTAATGCCTTGCTTGCTGGTCAAAGTGGCATCAGCATGATTGAGCATTTTGATACCACAGACTACCCAACTAAGTTTGCTGGTTTGGTAAAAGACTTCAATGTTGAAGACTATATGCCAAAAAAAGAAGCCAAAAAAATGGACTTGTTTATCCAGTACGGCGTAGCCGCAGGTATTCAGGCAATTAAAGATTCTGGCATTGACGTGACAGAACAAAATGCAGCACGTATTGGCGTTGCTGTCGGCTCAGGGATTGGCGGTTTAGGCTTAATTGAAGAGAACCACGAGAAGTTATTAAATAGCAGCCCACGTAGACTATCACCATTTTTTGTTCCTGCGACCATTATCAATATGATCTCAGGCCACCTGTCTATTCAGTACGGCTTAAAAGGTCCAAACATTTCAATTGTCACGGCGTGTACTAGCGGTGTTCACAATATTGGTCATGCGGCGCGTATGATTGCTTACGGCGATGCCGATGCAATGCTTGCTGGCGGTGCAGAAAAAGCTTCAACGCCACTAGGCATGGGTGGCTTCGGCGCGGCACGTGCCTTATCAACACGAAATGACGATCCAGAGAAAGCCTCTCGCCCTTGGGATCAAGACAGAGATGGATTTGTACTGGGTGATGGTGCAGGCGTAATTATGCTAGAAGAGTATGAACACGCGAAAGCTCGTGGTGCAAAAGTTTACGCTGAACTTGTTGGCTTTGGTATGAGCGGTGATGCCCATCATATGACGTCACCACCGGCTGATGGTGAAGGTGCGGCTGCTGCAATGCAAAATGCTATTAATGATGCCGACATCGATATTACAAAAATTGGTTATATTAATGCCCATGGTACATCGACACCTGCGGGTGACATTGCTGAAACCAACGCAGTAAAAACCGTATTTGGTGATCATGCAAAAGCATTGATGGTAGGTTCAACAAAGTCGATGACAGGTCATTTACTTGGTGCCGCCGGTGCTGTTGAAGCGATCTTTACTATTCAGGCCATTGCTAATGGCAAAGTACCGCCGACGATTAATTTAGAAAACCCAAGCGAAGGCTGCGACTTAGATTACATTGCTGATGGCGCCCGCGACGTTGACCTTGAATATGCACTTTGTAATTCATTCGGTTTTGGCGGCACAAACGGCTCTTTATTATTTAAAAAAGTTTAG